From one Bacteroides fragilis NCTC 9343 genomic stretch:
- the rnpA gene encoding ribonuclease P protein component, whose translation MANTLCKAERLNSKILIEKMFAGGSKSFSIFPLRVVYMPVENQDVQASILLSVSKKRFKRAVKRNRVKRQLREAYRMHKHQLLQILTDKQQQLAIAFIYLSDELTSSAEIEEKMKILLARISEKLV comes from the coding sequence AGATTCTGATTGAGAAGATGTTTGCGGGCGGCTCAAAGTCGTTTTCCATCTTTCCGTTGCGTGTGGTGTATATGCCTGTTGAAAATCAAGATGTTCAGGCATCTATTTTACTGAGCGTTTCGAAAAAACGATTTAAACGTGCAGTAAAAAGAAATCGGGTGAAACGCCAGTTGCGTGAGGCTTACCGGATGCATAAACATCAACTTTTGCAGATTCTTACTGATAAGCAGCAACAGTTGGCTATTGCCTTTATCTATCTTTCGGACGAATTAACGTCCTCGGCCGAAATAGAGGAAAAGATGAAGATTCTACTGGCTCGTATTAGTGAGAAACTGGTATGA
- the yidD gene encoding membrane protein insertion efficiency factor YidD: MKRLLSYILLLPIYFYRACISPMTPPSCRFTPTCSQYAIEAIKKHGPFKGLYLAVRRILRCHPWGGSGYDPVP; encoded by the coding sequence ATGAAACGCCTGTTGTCATATATATTGTTGCTTCCTATCTACTTTTACAGAGCATGCATTTCGCCCATGACTCCTCCTTCATGTCGTTTCACTCCTACTTGTTCGCAATACGCTATTGAAGCGATTAAGAAACATGGCCCTTTTAAGGGACTTTATCTTGCTGTCAGACGAATTCTCCGTTGTCATCCCTGGGGTGGATCGGGATACGATCCGGTTCCTTAA
- a CDS encoding TatD family hydrolase — MDILDIHTHRMPVELGQAIQNCQPAEFDPLAGAYYSVGIHPWYLTRENLDRQWEMLLAAIQCPQVLAIGEAGLDKLVRTDYMLQQEVFEKQAMLAHEMKYPLVIHAVRSANEIICLRKKMKPSNPWIIHGFRGKKELALQYIREGIYVSLGEKYQEEVLWGIPLEYLFLETDESMIDIHCLYERAALLLEIPLCKLMQQVRQNINNVFFRQ, encoded by the coding sequence ATGGACATTCTCGATATACATACACATCGGATGCCTGTTGAACTTGGACAGGCGATACAAAATTGTCAGCCCGCAGAGTTTGATCCGTTGGCCGGTGCTTATTATTCTGTCGGAATTCATCCGTGGTATCTGACTCGTGAAAACCTTGACCGGCAGTGGGAGATGTTGCTTGCAGCGATACAGTGTCCCCAGGTTCTGGCAATAGGTGAAGCCGGTCTTGACAAATTGGTTCGGACGGACTATATGTTGCAACAGGAAGTATTTGAGAAACAGGCTATGCTTGCACACGAAATGAAATATCCGTTGGTGATTCATGCAGTGCGTTCGGCGAACGAAATTATCTGCCTGAGGAAAAAAATGAAACCCTCTAATCCTTGGATTATACATGGGTTCCGTGGAAAGAAAGAACTGGCTTTGCAGTACATCCGGGAAGGGATCTATGTTTCATTGGGTGAGAAATATCAGGAGGAAGTGCTTTGGGGCATTCCCTTGGAATATTTATTTTTGGAAACGGATGAAAGTATGATAGATATTCATTGCCTTTATGAACGTGCTGCTTTGCTATTGGAGATACCTCTTTGCAAACTTATGCAACAAGTGCGTCAAAACATTAATAACGTCTTTTTTAGGCAATAA
- the tyrS gene encoding tyrosine--tRNA ligase, with product MNFVEELRWRGMVHDMMPGTEELLAKEQVTAYVGIDPTADSLHIGHLCGVMILRHFQRCGHKPLALIGGATGMIGDPSGKSAERNLLDEETLRHNQACIKKQLAKFLDFESDAPNRAELVNNYDWMKEFTFLDFAREVGKHITVNYMMAKESVKKRLNGEARDGLSFTEFTYQLLQGYDFLHLYETKGCKLQMGGSDQWGNITTGTELIRRTNGGEAYALTCPLITKADGGKFGKTESGNIWLDPRYTSPYKFYQFWLNVSDADAERYIKIFTSLDKAEIDGLIAEHNEAPHLRVLQKRLAKEVTVMVHSEEDYNAAVDASNILFGNATSDALKKLDEDTLLAVFEGVPQFEISRDALAEGVKAVDLFVDNAAVFASKGEMRKLVQGGGVSLNKEKLAAFDQVITTADLLDEKYLLVQRGKKNYYLIIAK from the coding sequence ATGAATTTTGTAGAAGAACTAAGATGGCGTGGAATGGTGCATGACATGATGCCCGGCACAGAAGAGTTATTGGCTAAAGAACAGGTGACTGCTTATGTGGGTATTGACCCGACAGCCGATTCATTGCATATCGGACACTTATGTGGTGTGATGATATTGCGTCACTTCCAGCGTTGTGGTCATAAACCATTGGCTTTGATTGGTGGTGCGACCGGTATGATTGGCGATCCTTCGGGTAAATCGGCCGAACGCAATCTGCTGGATGAGGAAACACTGCGTCACAATCAGGCTTGTATCAAAAAGCAACTAGCTAAGTTTTTGGACTTCGAATCTGATGCTCCTAACAGAGCTGAACTAGTGAACAACTATGATTGGATGAAGGAGTTCACTTTCCTGGATTTTGCCCGCGAAGTAGGTAAGCATATTACTGTGAACTACATGATGGCTAAGGAATCGGTAAAGAAACGTCTGAACGGTGAAGCCCGTGACGGATTGTCGTTTACTGAGTTTACCTATCAGTTGTTGCAAGGTTATGACTTTCTTCATCTCTACGAAACCAAAGGATGTAAACTGCAGATGGGAGGCTCTGATCAGTGGGGAAATATCACTACCGGTACTGAACTGATTCGTCGTACTAACGGTGGTGAGGCTTATGCATTGACTTGTCCGTTAATCACCAAAGCTGACGGTGGAAAATTTGGTAAGACCGAATCGGGTAATATTTGGTTGGACCCTCGTTATACTTCTCCTTACAAGTTCTATCAGTTCTGGCTCAATGTGAGTGATGCCGATGCTGAGCGCTATATTAAGATATTTACTTCACTCGATAAGGCAGAAATTGACGGACTGATTGCCGAACATAATGAAGCTCCGCATTTGCGAGTGCTCCAGAAACGTCTGGCAAAGGAAGTAACTGTGATGGTTCACTCTGAAGAGGATTACAATGCTGCAGTAGACGCATCCAATATCTTATTTGGTAATGCCACTTCCGATGCGTTGAAAAAGCTGGATGAAGATACATTGTTGGCTGTGTTCGAAGGTGTTCCTCAATTTGAGATCTCACGTGATGCGTTGGCAGAGGGAGTGAAAGCGGTTGATTTGTTTGTCGACAATGCCGCTGTATTTGCTTCAAAAGGTGAAATGCGTAAATTGGTTCAAGGTGGCGGTGTCTCTTTGAATAAAGAGAAGC